In Nevskiales bacterium, the sequence ACGCCGCTCATGTCGGGGTCCAACTTCGTGCACGGCATCGTGGTCGTGGGCGCGATGTATGCGCTCTTGAACGCGACCTCGACGGTGGAGCAGGTCATCGGATTCATCGGCGTGCTGCTCGGCGCGGGCAATGCCGCCGGC encodes:
- a CDS encoding proton-translocating transhydrogenase family protein, which encodes MDATTAITGFVALYIFMLAAFTGYEIIGRVPAILHTPLMSGSNFVHGIVVVGAMYALLNATSTVEQVIGFIGVLLGAGNAAG